Proteins encoded together in one Quercus lobata isolate SW786 chromosome 3, ValleyOak3.0 Primary Assembly, whole genome shotgun sequence window:
- the LOC115979591 gene encoding uncharacterized protein LOC115979591, with protein sequence MEDERETFLSKSPQVSGNLDNEGAELKSLRLCLKWVCLDQSNLWRASLSWSIFFLLAIGVPIGSHFALSCSSCDENHSRPYRLVVQISLSVFATLSFLCLSTWSNKHGLRKFLFLDKLSDASEKVQHGYTKQLQRSMKLLLVFLLPCFISVCAYKIWWYVSGGTKLPYYVNIYISDTILCTLELCSWLYRTAIFFLVCILFRVSCYLQILRLEDFAQVFQKETEVGSILVEHFKIRRNLRIISHRFRAFIFLTLVLVTASQFTTLLDTVPSSANVNIFKAGELIVCSISLVTGLFICLRSATKITHKAQSLTSLAAKWHACATINPFDNTDGETPRARITSSQVFSMNHYWESDDEEDGDDDLDNTKLVPIFTHTISFQKRQALVTYLENNKAGITVFGFMLDRTGLRSIFLLELALFLWLLKKTIDVS encoded by the exons atGGAAGATGAAAGAGAAACTTTCTTGTCAAAGAGCCCACAAGTTTCAGGCAACTTAGACAATGAAGGAGCTGAATTGAAGAGCCTTAGATTATGTCTCAAATGGGTGTGTTTAGATCAATCCAATCTCTGGAGGGCTAGTCTTTCATGGTCTATCTTCTTTCTATTAGCCATTGGTGTTCCAATCGGCTCACACTTTGCCCTTTCGTGCTCGAGTTGCGATGAAAACCATAGCCGGCCTTATCGTCTGGTAGTCCAAATTTCCCTTTCTGTATTCGCAACACTCTCATTCTTGTGTCTCTCTACTTGGTCAAATAAACATGGTTTAAGAAAGTTTCTCTTCCTTGATAAGTTAAGTGATGCCAGTGAGAAAGTCCAACATGGATATACAAAACAGCTCCAG AGGTCAATGAAGCTCCTCTTGGTTTTTTTACTCCCCTGTTTTATTTCTGTTTGTGCCTACAAAATATGGTGGTACGTCTCAGGTGGCACCAAACTTCCATATTATGTTAACATCTACATAAGTGACACAATTTTATGCACATTGGAGCTGTGTTCATGGCTCTACCGAACAGCAATATTCTTCCTTGTGTGCATTCTCTTCCGAGTTAGTTGCTATCTGCAAATACTTAGACTAGAAGACTTTGCTCAAGTTTTTCAGAAAGAAACTGAGGTGGGATCAATCTTAGTGGAGCACTTCAAAATTAGAAGAAATCTCCGGATCATCAGCCACCGCTTCCGAGCATTCATTTTTTTGACTTTGGTTTTGGTCACAGCAAGTCAGTTCACTACTCTTCTAGATACAGTCCCATCCAGTGCTAATGTCAATATCTTCAAGGCTGGAGAACTTATA GTATGCTCTATTAGCCTGGTGACTGGGCTTTTCATATGCTTGCGCAGTGCCACAAAAATTACACACAAAGCACAGTCCCTTACAAGTCTTGCTGCAAAGTGGCACGCCTGTGCCACAATAAACCCTTTCGATAACACAGATGGTGAGACTCCAAGGGCTCGGATTACTTCAAGTCAAGTATTTTCTATGAATCATTATTGGGAatcagatgatgaagaggatGGAGATGATGATTTGGACAATACCAAATTGGTGCCAATTTTTACGCATACAATCTCATTTCAGAAGAGACAAGCTCTAG TGACATATTTGGAGAACAACAAAGCAGGAATAACAGTGTTTGGATTCATGCTGGACAGAACTGGGCTTCGTTCCATTTTTCTGCTTGAACTAGCTCTTTTTCTCTGGCTGCTCAAGAAGACAATCGACGTATCTTAA
- the LOC115978713 gene encoding ubiquinol oxidase 4, chloroplastic/chromoplastic-like, translated as MITTTLSSTVFTTSASPLKVNRYNSKHDNSASFYSQIPFLYNPLSKAPSISRKSCRVRATVLKENEEKVVVEESFPAKTSPGDGGKGSGGDNEPPESSSSDALERWAIKFEQSVNIFLTDSVIKILDTLYHDREYPRFFVLETIARVPYFAFMSVLHMYESFGWWRRADYIKVHFAESWNEMHHLLIMEELGGNAWWIDRFLAQHIAIAYYIMTVLMYVISPRMAYHFSECVEGHAFETYDKFIKAQGEELKKLPAPEVAVKYYTGGDFYLFDEFQTARTPNSRRPKIENLYDVFLNIRDDEAEHCKTMKACQTRGNLRSPHSYPEDASEDDSQNVLHEADCEGIVDCIKKSVTSPPANQNI; from the exons atgatCACAACGACGTTGTCTTCTACGGTGTTTACAACCTCAGCCTCGCCGTTAAAAGTCAACAGATACAATTCCAAACACGATAACTCAGCTTCCTTTTACTCCCAAATCCCTTTCCTTTACAACCCTCTTTCCAAAGCTCCATCAATTTCCAG GAAGTCGTGTCGGGTCCGAGCAACtgttttgaaagaaaatgaggAGAAAGTGGTAGTGGAGGAGTCATTTCCGGCAAAGACTTCTCCTGGTGATGGAGGGAAAGGAAGTGGCGGCGATAATGAACCACCAGAGAGTTCATCTTCCGATGCATTGGAGAGATGGGCTATCAAGTTCGAACAATCCGTGAATATCTTTCTCACG GACTCAGTGATAAAGATACTCGATACCTTGTACCATGATCGAGAATATCCAAGGTTCTTTGTACTGGAAACTATTGCAAGAGTTCCTTATTTTG CCTTTATGTCTGTTCTACACATGTATGAGAGTTTTGGTTGGTGGAGAAGAGCAGATTACATAAAAGTGCATTTTGCCGAGAGTTGGAATGAGATGCATCACTTGCTCATTATGGAA GAGTTGGGGGGAAATGCTTGGTGGATTGACCGGTTTCTTGCTCAACATATTGCAATCGCTTACTACATTATGACAGTCTTAATGTATGTTATAAGCCCTAGAATGGCAT ATCACTTTTCTGAATGTGTAGAGGGCCATGCATTTGAAACTTACGACAAATTTATCAAGGCCCAAGGAG AGGAGTTGAAAAAATTACCTGCACCTGAGGTTGCTGTAAAATACTACACTGGAGGTGACTTCTACTTGTTTG ATGAATTTCAAACGGCAAGAACTCCCAATTCTCGAAGGCCTAAAATAG AGAATTTGTACGACGTGTTTTTGAACATTAGAGATGATGAAGCTGAACATTGTAAGACGATGAAAGCCTGTCAGACTCGTGGGAACCTTCGGTCTCCTCATTCATATCCAGAGGATGCCTCTGAAGATGACTCTCAAAATGTCCTTCATGAAGCTGATTGTGAAGGTATTGTAGATTGCATAAAGAAATCTGTCACATCACCTCCAGCAAATCAAAACATATGA